The sequence below is a genomic window from Henriciella marina DSM 19595.
GCCTTTCCAGGCGGCGTAGGCCACAGCGCCTTCGAGACCTGCCGCATCCATCAGGGTGCGCGGCCAGTCGTTTTCCTCGATGTTTTTGACATGGATGGGATGCACGCCCCAGAGGAGCTGGGCGCGGCGAAGGCGCGCGTCGTCCGCTGAGCCGTAGAGAATGAAATAGCGCCCGCGATGCTTGGCAAACTGTGCCAGGCGGCGGGCAGAGCCTGTGCGGAGCGCGAGCGCCTCGGCCTTGACCGCGAAGGCAAGAGACTGGGCGGCGCGGGCGACAATGTCGATGACGCGCTCATCATCGCGGTCGCCCATGAACTGGCGCAGAGAGTCGCGATAATCGGCCGCTTCCTCTGTCGCCTTTATGATCCGGTCCATGATGGCGACGGCGGTGGGCGGATGGCGGCCGACGGCGGTTTCGGCGGACAGCATGACGGCATCGACACCCTGATAGATGGCGGTCGCGACATCGCCTGCCTCTGCGCGTGTCGGGGCGGCGTTCTCGATCATCGATTCCAGCATCTGCGTCGCGACAATGACGGGGCGGCCCACCTCCCGCGCCTCGCGGACGATGCGCCGCTGGATGATCGGGACCTGTTCGAGCGGGAATTCGACGCCAAGGTCGCCGCGCGCAATCATGACGCCGTCCGAAGCGCGGATGATCGCGTCGAGATCATCGAGGGCGCCGGGTTTTTCGATCTTGGAAATAAGCGGTGCGCGTGCGCCGATCGCGGCCTTCGCCTCTTTCACATCCTCTACGGACTGAACGAAGCTCAGCGCGACCAGATCGACGCCAAGATCGAGCGCGAAGGCGAGGTCTTCGCGGTCCTTGTCGGTCATGGCTTTCAGCGGCAGGGTCTTGCCGCGAACGGTGAAGCCCTTGCGGTCAGAAAGCGTCGCGTGAAAGGCGGGCGTGACGCGTGGGTGGTCTCCTGCCTCGCTGACGGTGAGAAGAACCTTGCCGTCGTCGCATAGGATCTCGTCACCTTCTTCCAGTTCGGTGAGGATTTCCGGATGGGGGACAGGAATGGTGTCCTTCTGGTCGGTCGTTTCATCGCCGATAAGCTTGTAGTTCTGACCATAAGAGAGCTTCAGTTCGCCGCCCGGAAACGCGCCAACGCGAATTTTCGGGCCCTGCAGGTCTGCAAGGATTGCGAGCGGTCGGCCCATCGCTGCTTCTGTGGCCCTGATGGCATGGAAAGTCGCGGCGTGGGTCTCATGATCTCCATGGCTGAAATTCAGGCGGAAGAGATCGGCGCCGGCTTCGGCGAGGAGGCGGATCGATTTCGGGCTGGAGCTTTTTGGACCGATCGTCGCCAGAATTTTCGCATTCCGCCCGCGCAGGCGGGGGAGTGTCATGGTGAAGTCTTCCAGATCGGGCGCGGCAAATCGCATTTGAACCTTTTACCAGTCTGGCGCGACTATCCTTATAGAACAAGTTGAAAACGGGCCCGGATAAACCGGCCAGGTGAGCGGCTGGCTGCGCGCTGGCAGCCCCGGCTTATGCTGACGGCGCGGCGGCTGCTGCTGATGAGGAATGAGGCGACCGAAGCGGTCCAGGAAAGCTGGGCGGCGATCTGCAGGGGGTGGTTCGGTCTCCGGGATCCGTCGCGCTTTCCGGCCTGGTGCTGCGAGATCAAGCTTCTGGAGCTGCAGCTTTCAAAGCTGGACGCGAATTAACCTCGGGGACGGAACGGCGGTTTAGCGTGTCCGTTGTTCAGGTCCAAGCAGAATGCTGAAAAGGAAACCGCTATGAAACGCACATTGCTCACAGCTACCGCAGCTATTGCCCTGATGGCGACACCTGCAATTGCGCAGGCCGCAGACGCAGACGTGAACGCGCAGACCGAAGCCGAGATCACGACCGATGTCCCGGACGTGCAGATCGAAGGTGGAACCGAGATGGACACCATGCTCGAGACGGAAACGCCGAGCGCCACCACCCCGAGTTGGGACGGCGATTCCGAGCTCGATACCCAGCCTGGTGTGGATGATGGCATGGGCGGCGAGTATTACGAAAGCGAAGAAGACGCGATCGCCGACTCTGATCTGGAAACCGGAACTGACGTCGAAATAGATACGCCGGCCCTGGATGCCGAGACGGACACTCAAACCGAGCTGGATGTCGAGACCAAGACCGAGACGAATGAGGATTTCGGTCAGGGCGGCAATTACTATGAGAACAAGGAAGCGGCCGAAGCCGATGCCGATCTCTATTCAGATGAAGTCGATGCACTGAAAGACGAGAAAGATGTCGAAATGGATGTCGAGACCGACGTCGAGGCCGAAGCTACCACCGATGACGGCATGGGCGGCCCAGAAGCGGCCAACCGCGACGATGCGGCCACGCGTTACAGCGATATCAATGAGGTCAGCAATCCCGACGTCGATGTCGATGGTCTGACTGAATACGAAGAAGAGCAGATCGAAGAAGCCGGTGAAGATGCCGCGCAGGATATCGATAAGCTCGAAAAGGATAGCCTGAACTACTAATCAGGTGTCTGCAAAAAGACCAAAGCCCCGCAGTCTGAAAGCTGCGGGGCTTTTCTTGTTGGTTGCGCGCCCGGTCAGGCTTCGAGTTCGACATCCCAGTAAAGGTAATCCATCCAGGTGGCGTGAAGATGGTTTGGCGGGAAACGACGGCCGATTTCCTGAAGCTGGTAGTTCGTGGGGCGGACAGGTTTTCGATGCGGCACCATGCCCGCATCCTTGGGCATGCGGCCGCCCTTTTTCAGATTGCAGGGCGAGCAGGCGGCGACGATGTTTGTCCAGCTGGTCCGGCCACCGCGCGATCGCGGGACGACGTGATCAAAGGTCAGCTCATTGCCAGCGCCGCAATAGACGCACTGGAAGCTGTCGCGCAGAAAAACGTTGAACCGGGTAAAGGCGGGTGAGCGGTCCTGGCGGACGAATTCGCGCAGCGCGATAACTGACGGCAGGCGCATCTCGAAGCTCGGGCTGCGCACCACGGTGTCGTATTCGGCGATGATATCCACGCGATCGAGGAAGACCGCCTTTACCACATCCTGCCAGGGCCAGAGCGAGAGCGGATAATAGGAAAGTGGCCGGAAGTCGGCGTTCAATACAAGAGCGGGCCGCCCATTTGGTGGGTTCGTCAGGACTTCAGGCACTGCGGCCTCCTTCCTGTCCCTTTGTAGCGGCTGACTGGATGTCAGTGAACACGCGCCTCCATCGGTTGTGACGGGAGAATTACTGATTCCCGACTACGAGTTTATGACAGTTTCGCCCTTTGGCCAGCGTCAATGCGCAATTTTGCCCGGTCCTGTTGTAAATGCTGCAGGTCATGCGTCCCCGCCGCCGCTTGCTGAATAGGCTTTTGCGCGCGCGGCATTGATCCAGCCCCAGAGAAGATGGGCGGCGACGCCGCGCCACGGCCGCCATGATTCGGCAAGTTCGGTGAAGGCCTTTGAGGCGTAGCGGTCCTCGTGGCCGCTGAGCTGGCGGTAGGCCTCCATCAGGCCGACATCTGCGATCGGAAACGCATCGAGCCGGCCGCAATAGAGAAGGAAGAGGTCGGCGGTCCATGGACCGATGCCTTTGACGGCGAGGAGTTCGGTGCGCGCCTCATCGATGTCGGCATGGTAGACACGTTCAAGGTCCAGCGTGCCTGTCTGGACCGCTTCAGCAATGGATTTGAGATGCCGGATCTTCGGGCGCGAGAGACCGCAGCCGCGCAGCGTGTCTTCACTGGCGGCCAGCATGGAGGCGGGCGTGATGTCTCCAAGCTCCGCCTCGACACGCCCCCAGATGGAGGCGGCTGCCTTTGTCGTGATCTGCTGGAAAGCAATCATGCGGGCAATGGTGTGGTAGCCGGGCGGGCTGTAGCGCCAGTCGGGCAGGCCGGTCACCGCGAAGGCCGCCTTGAAGGCCGGGTCCCGTGCCATCAGCGTGTCGCAGGCCTCTTTGAGGGTGGCATCGCTCGGTTTTGTCATGCGGTTTGACCTCGTCGGCTGGCAAAGGGCTTTTCTACCGCATTAAAGCCAGCACCGCGACTGTCTGAGCTTGCCGGGGCGTGAAGGCTTTGACGTTCGCCGTACAAGGCGTATCCTGCGCGCAGAAAAGACAGGGAGAGACGACATGGCAGACGGACACGGCGCGGGCGGACAGGCCCAGTTTCGCGAAATGATGGAAGGCACGAAGGAAGACTGGGAGATCATCTCCGAGCATTCGCGTATCTTCAACAAGGGCCTCGCCAAGCGCGTTCTCGACCATCTCCGCCTGCTCGACGGTGACTATGGCGGCTTCCCGGTCGACCGGCTGGAGCATTCACTGCAGACCGCGACCCGAGCCCACCGCGATGGGCGGGATGAGGAATATGTCGTCTGCGCCCTGCTCCATGATATCGGCGATACGCTGGGCAGCATGAACCACCCGGACGTGGCGGCTGCGATCCTCAAACCCTTCGTGTCAGAAGAAAACCTCTGGATGGTCGCCAATCACGGTGTTTTCCAGGGCTATTACTTCTTCGAGCATCTCGGTCTGGACAAGAATATGCGCGACCAGTTCCGGGACAACCCGCACTTCCAGCGCTGCGCCGAGTTCTGCCACAAATATGATCAGGCCGCGTTTGATCCCGAATACGAGAGTGAGACGCTCGACTTCTTTGAGCCGATGGTTGAGCGCGTCTTCTCCAAGCCAAAAAACTCGATCTATCTGCGCAAGAAGGCAGAAGCCGAGGGGGCCAGCGCCTGAAGCCTGATCGTTGTTTGAGGCCCCGGTCTTTCGCTGCGCGAAAACCGGGGTGACGCCTATACCGGGTCGCTTGGTTTGAGATCAGCGCGGGTGCGACGCTGCGCGGCGAGACCTTCATCGAGCAGACGGTCCGAGGCGGCCTCAAGCTCATCCTTCATGCGGGCGAACATATCCTTGCGGCCAAGGCCGGCAGGGACCGGGGGCAGGACTTCATAGACGACGAGACCTGAGCGCCGAACCATGCCGCGCGGCTTCCAGCACAGGCCGGAATTGGTGGCCAGCGGCACGACCGGCACGCCGAGCTGGCTGTAGAGCGCGGTGATGCCGGCTGATTTGTAGTCGAGCGTGGCGCCGGCGGGTTGGCGCGTGCCTTCCGGATAGATGACGATCTGACGGTCTTTGTCGCGGCGGGCCTTGGCCTCGCGCATCATTTTTTTCAGTGTCCTCGTGGTGCCTGCCCGGTCGATGGGGATCATCTTCGCTTTCAGCGCGTACCAGCCGAGCCCCGGATACCAGAGAAGTTCGCGCTTGAGGATGATTGCAGGGTCGGAGAAGAGAATGAAGGGGATGAAGATGTCCAGCATGGACTGGTGCTTTCCGGCGATGAGAGCAGCGCCCGGCTGGATGTGCTCGCGGCCTCGCAACTCAACCCGGATCCCACAGATAAGGCGCAGCCCGACCCGTATGTACTGCGCGTAGTAGCGGATGGCCGTCATGGCGATGCGCCGCGGCAGGAGCAGGGTCGGCAGGCAGGAAATGGCAACCACGGCCATGCCGCCATAGAGCCAGATCACGAAGAAGATCGAGCGGATTGTGTTCAAAGCGAACTCCTCAGCGAATGGCGGACCGTCAGGCGGGCCGCGATTCGGGCGGCCAGCGCGCCAGCAATGGGCGCGACGGCGAGGATGGTGATGTCCCAATAATCGAGCGAGAGCTTGGGCAGAAGCTCGCTAGGCACGCTTGAGCTTTGAGCTGAAAAGACAATCATCGCGGTGACCGCGAGCGCGGCGAGCGAGCCTGCCGCGCCAGCCTTAAGCCCGAGCAGCCAGAACCGGCGCTCAAAAAGGCGCGCAATGAACCGGTCCTCTGCGCCCGCGAGATGCAGGACGTCGACAATGTCCTTGCGGGCCAGAAGCGCAGCATGTGTGGCAAAGGCGATAACGGAGATCGCGGTCATGGTGAGCAGGAGCACCATGCCGATGGCGGCGACCCGCAGCGTGGCAAGGGCGCGGCGGACCTCAGCGGCATAGGCCGAGTGGGCTTCGGCGCGGCCCTCTATGCCCGCGGCGGCCAGCCTTTCGTTAATCAGATCAGCCAGCGCAATCGCGTCGCCGGACGTGTCCACGGCAATGAGGAGGGGCAGCGGAATACCGTCAGGTATGCCGCCCGGGCCGAAACTCGGCGAAAGGAGGTCATCAAGCTCATCTTCGGTCAGGACGTGCGCGCGATCGACATCCGGCAGGTCAGCGATGAGTGTGGCGGCCGCTTCGGCGCCGCGCCTGTCGGTGTCGCTGACACGTACCGTCATTTCTCCTTCGACCTGCGCGGTCCAGGCTTCTGCGGCCGTATAGGTCCCGCGTGCGGTCAGCGTGGCGAGCACGGCCAGAAAGCAGAGCGCCGCCACCACGAAAAAGAGCGCAGCTTCGCGCGCATCGCTTTCGGGCAGGAGGGGATTCATCCGGAGCGTCATGCCTTCTCATAGGCGGTGTCTGCAAAGAGCAGCCCGTCCTGAAGCTTGAGCACGGGCGAATTGAACTCGCGGATGATGTGCATGTCGTGGGTGGCGATGATCACGGTGGTGTTGAGGCGGCGATTAAGCTCGATGAAAAGGCGGAAGATACGACGCGCCATGTCCGGATCGACGTTGCCTGTCGGTTCGTCGGCGATGAGGAGGTCCGGCTTGTTGATCAGTGCGCGGGCGATGGCAAGGCGTTGCTGCTCGCCCCCGGACAGCGCAGGCGGGAAAGCGTGGATGCGCTCTCCCAGACCGACCCACCGGACAAGGTCGACCACCTCATCGGTATAGTCTTCGGGCTTTTCGCCGCTGACCCGGAGAGGCAGGGCGACGTTCTCGAAGGCGGTCAGATGATCGAGCAGCCGGAAATCCTGAAAGACGACTCCGATGCGCCGGCGGATGGCCGATAGCTGTTTGCGGGAGAGGTCAGAGGTGCGCTGGCCGAAGAGACGGACTTCTCCCGACGTCGGCGCATGAGCGAGATAGAGCAGTTTCAGCAATGAGGATTTGCCCGCGCCCGATGGGCCCGTCAGAAAGGTGAAGGTGCCGGGCTTCAGACGAGTATCGATATCGGTCAGGATGTCGTCAGCTGTATCATAGCGCAGGGTAACGCCATTCAGCTCGACGGCCGTTTCACCGGTCAGAGGCGGTGCCGCACGTGTCATCAGTTTCCTTTCGAATCCGCAGCGGTCCAATCGACTATTCCAGAGAATTGGGCGAAACTCCAAGCCATGATTCTCACCTGTCCGAATTGCGAGACCCAGTATTTCGCTCAAGACTCAACGATCGGTGAGTCCGGGCGGACGGTGAAATGCGCCGCCTGTGAGCATTCCTGGTTCGTCGGTCAGGCCGAGGAGGCCGCGATGGGCGGGCTGCGGGCGGGCGGGGCCCATGAAGCCTATCGCAAGCGGGTGCGCGCGCGCCGCGAAAAAGCCAGCCGGACAATCGCCATGATCAGCTGGGCGGCGGCGGCCTGCCTTCTGGTCGCTGTATTTGGCGGCGCCATCATCATGCGCAATCAGGTAGTGGAGGCCTGGCCCCAGTCAGCGTCTGCCTTCAGCGCACTTGGCCTCAAGGTGAACCGCTTCGGCATGGAGTTCGCCAATGAGAATGCCGAGCGGTATCTGAATGGAACCGTGCCTGTGCTGGAGATCACCGGAGAGGTGCGAAACTTCACCCGTAAAGTGCGAACGGCCCCGCTGGTCGAGGTGCGCCTTATGGATGATGAGGGTATCCCCATTGCGACTTATTATGCTGACGTGGCCCCGGGAGAGATCGGCGCTGGCGAGACCGGCGCATTCGTCAAACGGATCGAAGACCCGCCTTTCGAGGCGTTCGAGCTGGAGCTTGGACTTGCAAGTGGGCGTGAGGTGCCAGAAGGCGAGGTTCAGGCCATCGCTGAGACCCGCGCCGAGGAGAGACAATGACCCACGCCAGACAGGATATCGACGTCGTCCTTGGCGAAGCCGAGCTCATGGAGATGGTCGACCGGCTGGCCGAGACGCTGGCGCCGCGTCTGACGGGGGACTGGTCTGCGATCAACATCCTGATCGGGGCGACACCCTTTACCAGCGATCTCATGAAAGCTCTGGCACGCCGGGGCATTCATCCGGTCCTTGATGCGCTGTGGCTGGAGAGCTACCGCGATGCGCGCGAAAGCTCGGGCCGCGTCAATGTGCGCGCCGACATTACGCGGCCTGTCACGGGGCGCGGCGTCCTCCTGATTGATGATGTCTTCGATACAGGCCGCACGCTGTCCTTTGCGCGCAAGCATCTTCTGACCAAGGGCGCGCGGGAGGTGATTACAGTGGCCCTCGCACGCAAGCCATCGGCGCCGGCCGGGGCGGATGATGTCGACTTTCACGCCTTCGATGCGCCGGAGCGGTTTCTTGTCGGCTATGGCATGGACGATGCCGGCCTCTATCGCGGCCTGCCCTATATCGGCGCGCTCGACTGACTACATGACCGGTTGAGGTGTTGTGGCTGCGTTAGTGGGCACTTTGCGGTCCAGCCATGACATTATGTCGGCGACGACGCTTCCGGTGCCAGGCTCATCGACAATCCAGTGCGCGTGGCCAGGATATTCCAGATAGTCACCCGGCGTTGCGGCCTCTCTATACTTCTGTCCGACACGGCGAACCGCCTTGATCGGAGTGGCACGGTCCTTGGCGGCACCGATTGTCAGCGTTGGGATCGACACGGCTTTTTCGTCGATGGGGGCGGGCTCTGAGAGGTCACGATAGACCTTGCCGGAATCGAAGCGGGCCCGCGCATAGATCGCGTCGTGGCGCGCTGAGGGGACCTCATTCAGGACGCCCCATTTGAAGCCGAACTTGCCGACCTTGTAGCTGTTCTCCGGAATTTTCTTGCTGCCGGATTTCAGCACACTCCAGAAAGTGATCATCAGGCGGAGATCCTGCACCTGGCAGTCCGGTGTCTGGGCGGGTGTCAGGAAGATCGCCGCAGAGGCATCGCCGCGCGCCGCAAGATTCTGCGCAATCAGCCCACCCATGGAATGCCCCATGATAACGGGCTTTTTGCCTGTCTCGGCCGTGAGCGTCTTCGCCTGCTCCGACATCGCCTCAATATAATCGTCTAGCGTGAGATCTTTCAGGGTTTCTGGCGGGTCTTCGATGGTTCGCTGATCGGCAAAAAGGGTCGGCGCTTCGACGCGCCAGCC
It includes:
- the pyk gene encoding pyruvate kinase produces the protein MRFAAPDLEDFTMTLPRLRGRNAKILATIGPKSSSPKSIRLLAEAGADLFRLNFSHGDHETHAATFHAIRATEAAMGRPLAILADLQGPKIRVGAFPGGELKLSYGQNYKLIGDETTDQKDTIPVPHPEILTELEEGDEILCDDGKVLLTVSEAGDHPRVTPAFHATLSDRKGFTVRGKTLPLKAMTDKDREDLAFALDLGVDLVALSFVQSVEDVKEAKAAIGARAPLISKIEKPGALDDLDAIIRASDGVMIARGDLGVEFPLEQVPIIQRRIVREAREVGRPVIVATQMLESMIENAAPTRAEAGDVATAIYQGVDAVMLSAETAVGRHPPTAVAIMDRIIKATEEAADYRDSLRQFMGDRDDERVIDIVARAAQSLAFAVKAEALALRTGSARRLAQFAKHRGRYFILYGSADDARLRRAQLLWGVHPIHVKNIEENDWPRTLMDAAGLEGAVAYAAWKGGGDDTAWEMGIRR
- a CDS encoding HNH endonuclease — its product is MPEVLTNPPNGRPALVLNADFRPLSYYPLSLWPWQDVVKAVFLDRVDIIAEYDTVVRSPSFEMRLPSVIALREFVRQDRSPAFTRFNVFLRDSFQCVYCGAGNELTFDHVVPRSRGGRTSWTNIVAACSPCNLKKGGRMPKDAGMVPHRKPVRPTNYQLQEIGRRFPPNHLHATWMDYLYWDVELEA
- a CDS encoding DNA-3-methyladenine glycosylase family protein; the protein is MTKPSDATLKEACDTLMARDPAFKAAFAVTGLPDWRYSPPGYHTIARMIAFQQITTKAAASIWGRVEAELGDITPASMLAASEDTLRGCGLSRPKIRHLKSIAEAVQTGTLDLERVYHADIDEARTELLAVKGIGPWTADLFLLYCGRLDAFPIADVGLMEAYRQLSGHEDRYASKAFTELAESWRPWRGVAAHLLWGWINAARAKAYSASGGGDA
- a CDS encoding HD domain-containing protein translates to MADGHGAGGQAQFREMMEGTKEDWEIISEHSRIFNKGLAKRVLDHLRLLDGDYGGFPVDRLEHSLQTATRAHRDGRDEEYVVCALLHDIGDTLGSMNHPDVAAAILKPFVSEENLWMVANHGVFQGYYFFEHLGLDKNMRDQFRDNPHFQRCAEFCHKYDQAAFDPEYESETLDFFEPMVERVFSKPKNSIYLRKKAEAEGASA
- a CDS encoding lysophospholipid acyltransferase family protein, producing MNTIRSIFFVIWLYGGMAVVAISCLPTLLLPRRIAMTAIRYYAQYIRVGLRLICGIRVELRGREHIQPGAALIAGKHQSMLDIFIPFILFSDPAIILKRELLWYPGLGWYALKAKMIPIDRAGTTRTLKKMMREAKARRDKDRQIVIYPEGTRQPAGATLDYKSAGITALYSQLGVPVVPLATNSGLCWKPRGMVRRSGLVVYEVLPPVPAGLGRKDMFARMKDELEAASDRLLDEGLAAQRRTRADLKPSDPV
- a CDS encoding cell division protein FtsX; translation: MTLRMNPLLPESDAREAALFFVVAALCFLAVLATLTARGTYTAAEAWTAQVEGEMTVRVSDTDRRGAEAAATLIADLPDVDRAHVLTEDELDDLLSPSFGPGGIPDGIPLPLLIAVDTSGDAIALADLINERLAAAGIEGRAEAHSAYAAEVRRALATLRVAAIGMVLLLTMTAISVIAFATHAALLARKDIVDVLHLAGAEDRFIARLFERRFWLLGLKAGAAGSLAALAVTAMIVFSAQSSSVPSELLPKLSLDYWDITILAVAPIAGALAARIAARLTVRHSLRSSL
- the ftsE gene encoding cell division ATP-binding protein FtsE, with amino-acid sequence MTRAAPPLTGETAVELNGVTLRYDTADDILTDIDTRLKPGTFTFLTGPSGAGKSSLLKLLYLAHAPTSGEVRLFGQRTSDLSRKQLSAIRRRIGVVFQDFRLLDHLTAFENVALPLRVSGEKPEDYTDEVVDLVRWVGLGERIHAFPPALSGGEQQRLAIARALINKPDLLIADEPTGNVDPDMARRIFRLFIELNRRLNTTVIIATHDMHIIREFNSPVLKLQDGLLFADTAYEKA
- a CDS encoding MJ0042-type zinc finger domain-containing protein, which encodes MILTCPNCETQYFAQDSTIGESGRTVKCAACEHSWFVGQAEEAAMGGLRAGGAHEAYRKRVRARREKASRTIAMISWAAAACLLVAVFGGAIIMRNQVVEAWPQSASAFSALGLKVNRFGMEFANENAERYLNGTVPVLEITGEVRNFTRKVRTAPLVEVRLMDDEGIPIATYYADVAPGEIGAGETGAFVKRIEDPPFEAFELELGLASGREVPEGEVQAIAETRAEERQ
- a CDS encoding phosphoribosyltransferase, giving the protein MTHARQDIDVVLGEAELMEMVDRLAETLAPRLTGDWSAINILIGATPFTSDLMKALARRGIHPVLDALWLESYRDARESSGRVNVRADITRPVTGRGVLLIDDVFDTGRTLSFARKHLLTKGAREVITVALARKPSAPAGADDVDFHAFDAPERFLVGYGMDDAGLYRGLPYIGALD
- a CDS encoding alpha/beta hydrolase, encoding MTRTILMIHGVGCGGEAWDTMRHDFEAAGWRVEAPTLFADQRTIEDPPETLKDLTLDDYIEAMSEQAKTLTAETGKKPVIMGHSMGGLIAQNLAARGDASAAIFLTPAQTPDCQVQDLRLMITFWSVLKSGSKKIPENSYKVGKFGFKWGVLNEVPSARHDAIYARARFDSGKVYRDLSEPAPIDEKAVSIPTLTIGAAKDRATPIKAVRRVGQKYREAATPGDYLEYPGHAHWIVDEPGTGSVVADIMSWLDRKVPTNAATTPQPVM